From Sinorhizobium sp. RAC02, a single genomic window includes:
- a CDS encoding cold-shock protein, whose product MATGTVKFFNQDKGFGFITPDSGGPDVFVHVSALQAGGSLQDGQKVSYDVGQDRKTGKSKAENVHSI is encoded by the coding sequence ATGGCAACTGGAACCGTAAAATTTTTCAATCAGGACAAGGGCTTTGGCTTCATCACGCCGGATAGCGGCGGGCCAGACGTATTTGTCCACGTGTCGGCCTTGCAGGCTGGCGGCTCGCTTCAGGACGGCCAAAAGGTCAGCTATGACGTTGGCCAGGACCGCAAGACCGGAAAGTCGAAGGCGGAAAACGTTCACTCGATCTGA
- a CDS encoding PHB depolymerase family esterase, with the protein MRSLSDTLERLARMRSSKPTTPTASSILRKLDHFGSNPGALSAWHHIPKQLPVAPALVVVLHGCTQTAAGYDAGSGWTALAEDDGFVVLFPEQVRQNNANLCFNWFSVADTQRDRGEALSIRQMIATMVATHPIDERRIYITGLSAGGAMANAMMACYPDVFAGGAIIAGLPYAAASSIPEAFDRMRGHGLAPTNVAQTSLRAASRHDGAWPTISVWHGASDKTVVPENAAAIVAQWRGVHGLADHPTASETFNRHSRSVWRDAHSRDAIELYQISGMGHGTPIDASSGYGRGAPFMLDVGISSTVEIARNWGLVASFERRENTRPETSREQPAARQTPPSGGAENKIQSVIEKALRSAGLMK; encoded by the coding sequence ATGAGATCCTTATCCGATACACTCGAACGCCTCGCGCGGATGCGGTCGAGCAAACCCACGACACCAACCGCCTCCTCCATCCTGAGAAAGCTCGATCATTTCGGGAGCAACCCCGGCGCCCTGTCAGCCTGGCACCATATACCCAAGCAATTGCCGGTCGCACCGGCCTTGGTGGTCGTGCTGCACGGCTGCACGCAGACCGCCGCCGGCTACGACGCCGGTTCTGGCTGGACCGCGCTGGCCGAGGACGACGGCTTCGTGGTGCTCTTTCCCGAACAGGTTCGGCAGAACAATGCGAACCTGTGCTTCAACTGGTTCAGCGTCGCTGACACGCAGCGCGATCGGGGCGAGGCGCTGTCCATCCGGCAGATGATTGCGACGATGGTCGCTACCCACCCTATCGATGAACGGCGGATCTACATCACTGGCCTCTCGGCGGGCGGCGCGATGGCAAATGCCATGATGGCCTGCTACCCGGACGTGTTTGCGGGTGGCGCCATCATCGCCGGCCTTCCCTATGCTGCCGCTTCGAGCATTCCGGAGGCGTTTGATCGCATGCGCGGTCACGGACTTGCCCCGACCAATGTCGCGCAGACAAGCCTGCGCGCCGCCTCGCGGCATGATGGCGCGTGGCCGACGATTTCCGTCTGGCATGGAGCGAGCGACAAGACGGTGGTTCCCGAAAATGCGGCGGCGATCGTCGCGCAATGGCGCGGCGTGCATGGCCTGGCGGACCACCCGACCGCATCGGAAACATTTAACCGGCATTCCCGATCGGTGTGGCGTGATGCGCACAGCAGGGATGCGATAGAGCTTTACCAGATCTCCGGCATGGGACACGGAACGCCCATCGACGCATCCTCGGGCTATGGCAGGGGCGCACCCTTCATGCTCGATGTCGGCATATCCTCCACGGTAGAGATCGCACGAAACTGGGGCCTTGTCGCCTCCTTCGAGCGTCGCGAAAATACGAGACCCGAAACATCGCGGGAGCAGCCGGCCGCGCGCCAAACGCCGCCAAGCGGCGGCGCTGAAAACAAGATTCAATCAGTCATCGAGAAAGCACTGCGCTCGGCCGGGCTGATGAAATGA
- a CDS encoding Atu4866 domain-containing protein, with protein MVWVAAEGRVRHELLANGRYDEARGQRESAYQGRYDVSDNHIEYRDDAGFTADGDFGGGVLHHAGMLLHRRR; from the coding sequence GTGGTGTGGGTAGCCGCGGAGGGACGCGTCCGGCATGAACTGCTTGCGAACGGGCGCTATGACGAGGCGCGTGGCCAGCGCGAAAGCGCCTACCAGGGACGATATGACGTTTCCGACAACCATATCGAGTACCGGGACGATGCCGGCTTCACGGCCGACGGCGATTTTGGCGGTGGTGTACTCCATCATGCCGGGATGCTCCTGCATCGCAGGCGTTGA
- a CDS encoding DUF2721 domain-containing protein, protein MDTPPIVSDLAVVIQTSLAPVFLLAGTAGFVSIYTIRLGRVSDRLNEITDRGQQQNKIFRSQLAYLRRRALVLEVAVTLGVVAGICTGGAILNLLAGTLAIELRQENLFWFFGGAIVSLIGSLVVFLFELALAGRNMVRQMQMDRGAIEED, encoded by the coding sequence ATGGATACACCGCCGATTGTCAGTGACCTTGCCGTCGTTATCCAAACGTCTTTAGCGCCGGTTTTCCTGTTGGCCGGCACCGCAGGCTTTGTCAGCATCTATACCATCCGCCTCGGGAGAGTATCGGACCGGCTGAACGAGATCACCGATCGTGGGCAGCAGCAAAACAAGATCTTTCGGTCGCAGCTTGCCTATTTGCGGCGAAGGGCACTTGTGCTTGAAGTTGCGGTGACGCTTGGCGTGGTGGCCGGCATTTGCACGGGCGGCGCGATCTTGAATCTGCTCGCTGGCACTCTTGCCATCGAATTGCGCCAGGAAAACCTCTTCTGGTTCTTCGGAGGAGCCATCGTCTCGCTCATTGGATCGCTCGTTGTCTTCTTGTTTGAACTGGCGCTCGCGGGACGAAACATGGTGCGGCAAATGCAAATGGACCGAGGCGCCATAGAGGAAGATTGA